AGGAACACCAGTTCCCACTCCCGCAGATTAACGCCGAAGGCACAAGTGTATTAAACTCCGGCGGAAGGACCAGAAGAACTTCGCACTCGCATCAGAATCATTTTCAGTTTGTCAGGTGAGTGCTGGGCAAAAATCCAGCCAAACGAACAACCGCAAATTATCCAAAAACCGAATCACTGCCGTTGGGAAAGTCCCCAAAAATGGTTTTCATTTGGTTTTCATGTCCTGTCTATGATGCAagacatatgtgtgtgtgtgtgtgtgtctttgAATGGAAAAcgacagcacacacacacacacacacacagacacgcgCGCAGAGATTCTCTGGCAGAGGTGACAGTGAACATACGGATTTTATAGCATACTTTTTCGCGCCGCCTTCTATGCGGCTGTCGCTTTCGCTGTctctcctcctccacctcctgctGTCTTTGTCTCTGTCCCTGTCTATGTCTCTTTCTATTCCCTCTGACAGCTGACTGTCTaggtgcgtgtgtgtgtgtgcgtgtgcgtccCCGTGTGTGTGCGCGCATGTTAAAATTCATTTGTCAAAAGGATTACCATGGTAATAGGGTTTTAAGCATATCCTGGCAAACATTGGCagcatttttttttgtgtcctcgttttttggtttgtttgcttttttgCTTGTGGTGGCCACAGGTGGCGGCTAATTAAAAAATGGGATTAAGCAATTATGACAGGCATTTGTACATCACACTCCGAAGGGAGGAGTCCCCTCCCCCGAATCCTTTGGCTCGCTCACCTTTGGCAAACAGATTTCTCTTTGTGGTGGCCTGGGCACCAGCTGCTAATAAATTGACTGCAATCAAAGTTGTCATAAGTTGAGCAGGACAAAGCTCACGCCCACGTCCAGGCGCAGGTACAGGCCTAGGCCGGGTGCCCAGAGACTGATAACTGAGGTCACGTCTATGAAGGTCCAGAAGCGTAGTTTGAAGAGGGATCGTGGCTATGGAGTATACAAGTCATACAAATGGCATAGGCTTTCATCTATTGCTCTTAGGCGCTTGAGGATTCCCCCCTCTGGACACCACCCCTGCCTGGGACAGACCACACCTACCCGCAGCCAAATGACAACTTAATCGCCCAAAAAATCAAGCCAAGCGTAGACATTGTCCTACCCACAGGCCTCACGAATCCTGCTGGCTGCCATGTGTCGCCTTCAGAGCCCCTCATCGCCGTCTCAAGACTCATCTCCAACGAGGCGAAAATGTACAAATTGTTGTGATTTATTTTAACAGATTTTTTGTTAACCCAAAAGAGAAGTAGAACAGAAGGAGCTAGGGAAGTGGAAGCATTTGCTACTCTATTGATGAATATGCTGGTGGGTCACTCATATGATAGAGAGGGTGCCAGGGCGGGGAGGGAGACCGGTTAGAGAGTGGAGGCTGGCGCGTGACAATGCGCCAATGTGTGGTCAAGTGCGCACGACTGAGCTGCTGGCTTCGGGAGCTACAGAGGAGGCTCCATCAATTTGTCCCCAGTCACAGTGAGAAATGGGGTGGAGCGGGAGGGGGTACGGGGGGGAGGTATATGGCAAAAGTTAACGTTAACAGGTTTAACCAGGCTAAGGACAAGTGTGGAGACAGTGTAACCGAGGGTGTAGCTGATGATGATGTGGATGAGGCTGGCGATGGTGATGGGCATGAGGAGGCACCCTCATCATTAGTGAGAAATGCTTGAGTTTTAACTGAAAGATTTAGATGAACATGTCCCCTGTCCCCTGTCCCCGGTGCCCTGCCCATGCGAGTGTGCATTCATGGTTACCATAGAGATTCCCAAGGAGAGATTTCCCACAGCCCAGACCTTACTGAAAGGGCTTCCAGCTTAATCCGCATAATATTGTGGAAAATGTTTAGCACATCTGATATATTTGCCTTTGTTTCTGGAGGACGCCAAAGGGTGTTCTATGAGGGGGCTAAGAAAGGATTTCTCATGCATGAAATGCTTTACTTTTTGAGGAGGATTTCGCGTGGAGACGAAAATGAAGTCTTAAATGGGGAGACTCTTTAGGGGTAGAAAAGGTGGATATATGTTCTTCCTGATTCTAGAATTCTAGATTCTTTTACGAAATCCCATCAAAGGCAATTATGGGGGTggaaaaatataaatttagCTGCCAATTAGCGGGTCCTGGTCTGGTCTCCCTGCTGACCATTTATCCCCACTCCCACCTTCTCCTTCCTTGGCTACAATTGGTCTTGGTGGTCCCTGTTTGGGGCTAAACAAACGATGCCCTGGGATTAGGTTCCATTCTTGGGTATCTATGTCAGCATTAGCTAATTCTATAAAGCTGCTACCCCCTCCCCCCAACCCCAACCACCAACAGCACTCCAACGACTTTATGAAATATGGCGGTACGCTTTATTTTTTGCCAGGAGAGGTACAGTGGAAAGTGGGAAGTGGAGGGTTGGGGGGTGTCAGCTCTGGCTTTGATGGAGCTGATGGCCGCATCCGGCTGCACATCGATGGTGGCACGTACTTTGGTTAGCATTTCAGCTCAGCTGCGGAGAGAGAGACAAGGCgacaatttaatttatttggtCGCTTTGCAGAACGGTGCCCAGGTCCTGCCCCACCGCCCCACCGCTCCAAAGTCAGCGAATTTACGATTGACATTTGCGTTTAACCTACTTATGCTGATTTGATGGCAGCtcataaataaaatttaaacCAATTGCTGGACCCAAGCCCTAGACCTATATAGTACTACGCGCCCCCCCCCCAGAGGAGGGgcaagggggaggggggtggtCTCATCAATCGCAGCTGCTATCAATGTgggccatcatcatcatctggGCCATCATCACGCCCATTCTTGCGCCCATCCGGCTATGGAGCTTCTCCGTAATTGAACTCTTAGTGAGCCAAGCAATTTGCCGATTTTTAGTGCGAGTGCCGACAAGGCAAATATTTGAAATCTCTCTCGAATGCATACTAGGTCCAACCCCCCCCTTCCACCCACTCATAGAGCATGCTCGAGTCGTCGGTGTCAAATGACGCAGAAAGTCGCAGCCGAAGCGCCTAGAAATTAAAACGTGAAATGAGTCGTAAGAAAAACAATGAAAAACTCCCTGGAAATGGAACGAGAAGCGGGGAAATTCGACTGAAAGTTTTCCGATTGTCTTGGGagagccccccccccccccctccccctctctggATAATGTTTGAACAGGGATGCAGGGCGGTGGGGGGGTTGCAAGGTTAGGTTAGGAGTTCGGGCTAAATGTGTCACTGGGGTGCaatttgaaaatgaaattttcgGTACGGTTTttttgctctctttttttttaacattttatttttattttacttttccATTGCCGGCATATGACCTTGACAGGGAGGGGGGGATGCTGGGGACTAGCCAGAGTGTGTGCCAGAGATAGTTTCTCAACTTTGGaacttttttttgtatgtataTGCCGAGTCAGAGTCAACTAATTTGATTTTTTCCAATAAGCGCGCAAGGAAAAACTATGTTTGTGCCCCAGAGAGCGACAGTGCGTTTCAGGGATATAGCACTCAAGGTTCGAAGCTCAGGTTTTGGCCAGAGTTTTTCATTGGTTTTGATATTTTTATTAATAACGCATATATTCATGTATAGGTATTTTTTCCTGGTTAAAGTTTTGTTGTAAAAGACATGAAGTTTCAGAATCTGCCTGCCATTTTGTCGAGAGATCAGCAGTGGctataaccaaaagaaatctATTAAAATTATATATTATCTGTGTATTTTTAATCAGTATTTTTGTATATTGATTAGGATTAAAATGCGCAGGTATTTTAAGAGTCATGTGTGGTATAATAGAAAAATAAACACATCTATATTTACACTAAATAATTGCCGTTTATATACACACGGACTGAAAGTAAATAAAAGTAataataatctaaatataaaacACTTCAAAATACATATCAAGTGTATATTAATTTGTTagtaaatatatttaaatggTATATAAATATATCTCGTCAGAGTTACTTGTATTCGATGTTCTGGGATTGTCTCTGGGTGTATATATGGCTTATAAAGATTGAAAGAAGCAGATTTATCAGAAATCATTCAGTTTTTGAATAGCGAAAGGTATTATTAATTTTATGAGTTCTTATTCCACTAAAACCACATAACCATTCAGGGGAATAACAGAGGTGTAACAGGGCAACCGCGCTGTTAGCAATCCAGGTTAACAGCATGTTATTGCACTCAGTTAACAGACAGGCACAGCGCTCTTTAACAGCGCACTGAGAGGGGGATTGCTCTGTTAACAGCCCGTTTTCGCTCCCAGTTAACAGAGAGAGGGCTCGTTCTGTTATCGCGATCCACACGGCTCCCGGCCGGCCTTAGCTTGTAAGCGAGAGCTCACATAATGCTTGTTATATTCCCACGAATCACAGAAATATACGAAATATGCATATGCATTTATAGGCACCACCTGCATTGCTTATTGCGACGACTACTCAGAGTTATTCTACAAGCCCGTGGTCTTCGTTGTATAACTACGTCTAGATCCTACCTACTACCTACATAACTTATATTGAAGAAAGTGCTTATTCCTAAAATTAGTCGCATTTCGTTAGTCGCAATcgaattttaaaaaatatacacaAATTGCATTCATTAAGTAGCAAACCTTAAAGACTCCATTATAAATAATAAAGTACCGCATTAAAGCTGCTATAAAATAAAGTCAGTTATGATTTCAATCAGTTAACAGATTGATAAGCAATCcacatttatttttttatgttGCCCCAATTAAGACCAGGATCATCAttcatttataaaaaattaaattaaaattgcaATCAACTTAGTAATAAGTACACATGAGTACATGTGTGTAAGGCTGAACTCGTATGCGACCCAACGCGCCCCGAGGCAATCCTTTGAATATTTAAAAGTACCCGTTTGATAGCCATATCTTCCCGTAACATAATCCCttcatatacgagtatataatatttattaaattttcgaCTGGCAAACACTGGAGGGGCCCTGACCTTGGGCCCGGCCGAAAAACCCCCCAAAGACGCTTTAAAATCATCAAATGGCAACACACTtgcttttttgtgtgtgtctcCCCCCCTCCGCCCCCCCTGCTTTATGCACTGGCCGAGTCCAGTAAATGGTTTGAAATTTGACATACTTATGCCCAAACAATTCAAATAAAGACCGCTGGAACAGGGCCCGAACAAAAGAGCAACAAAAGCCGAAGTGGGGGAAAAGGTTGAGTAGAGATTTTCGTTTCTTTTCGGGGGTGTCAGTATCCCCAGGGCTGGGATTGGGCTTGGGTTGGatatgggggggggggggggcaaaaGGTCGGCAACCCGCTCACGACTAAAGCTCAATTCAATAACTCTCGCAGACACACATACTACTCCCAGACCATCAAAGCAGACTGGGAGACGGTCTGTCTTGGGGAACTGGATCTGTGGGTCTGAATCTGGTTCGGGGtcgggctctggctctgtctctgggcCTTGGAGCTTTTGGCTTAATGTTCATGCCGAGAACTGATGCaaacaaatatttataaatGCGCAAATAGAACAGATAACTGTATTTTTATATGCACACACTCAAACCTCCatcacccacacacacaaccacacacacacacacacacacacacacacacgttcACTTTGCCGGGTAGCAAAAGAATTTCgagattcgattcgattcgattccgcATCTCGTGTAGTCGACTCGGCGATGGGTCGACGCttccattcattcattcaacGGTACtcctggagcagcagcagtagcaccAACAACCAGTAACATTTTTATTGCTTGGCATGGAGCATATGAAAGCCGCTCGAACGAACCCGCTCCACCCACAGGGAACGCCCCACCAACCCTTTGATACACGCTTCAAGAGGGTAACATTATTTGTATATGAAACATGCCACTGAATGATTAATCAAGGCAATTATTTGTgttttatatgtacatattttgtGCGGAATAAAGGCCCCCAACATCGGCTCCATGAGAGAGTCTCGTGCCTGCCAAACCATAGCGAAAGGTAGCCCAATCTGGGAGCTTGAGAGAATAGCTTTCGGTAAAGGCGGAAGAACATGTTCTATGTTAGAAGAAAAGGATCCTGGGGAGTGTAACTATCTATGGATGGTGCTCAGACACACTGAAATCCGTAAACTACGGGGATCTCCTGCATGGTATCCTATACAAAAGGGATCTCCTGCTTATTAGCCCATACAAAAGGGATCTCCTGCTTAGTATCCTCTACAAAGATGATCTCCTGCATAGTATCCTCTACAAAAAGGATCTCCTGCATAGTATCCTACAAAAAAAGGGATCTCCTGCTTAGTATCCTATAAAAAAGGGATCTCCTGCATAATATCCTATACAAAAAATCCAAATATTGTATCTTATTATCAGTATACCAGAAGTAATAGATCTTCCACTTAGGAGCAGTTGAGTGCCACAATATTATCTTATTTTTTGACGGTTCCAGTCAAAGGCGTAAGACACTTCCAAGACACATAATTCCCTCAAAAAGAGTCTGGTCTTACGATGATTTGCAATGCCAAAAACTCTGACAGAAAGGCCAGGACCGCCTGGGTTTGGATACTTATATTTGTCCAGCATTTGGGTCGCATTCCTCCAACCAAAATACGTGTAATAGTAATAATTGTCGAAGGGCATACAAACATCGTTCATTGCCCGTTGGCCATACTTGCTCTTCCTGCTTATTTCGTTTTTTATTCGTGCTGCCAACCCAAACGAAAAGAGCGCAAAGGATGCACGAAAAAAAGAGGCTACGGCTGAGGTTGGGGGTTGGGGCCACCATGAGAATGAAAGGAAAAAGGGATTGCTTGCTTGCGCGCAGgaaagaaatatatatttttccgATATTTTAACATGAATTTTGCATATTGTTAATTTTGCCTTTCAACTGAAAACGTAGCGCAAACAGACAGAAGGGCGGCCAGCAGGGGGAAGCAGGGGGCAAAAACGAAGTGCAGGGAATCGCTTTTATAGCATTTAGCTTCCGCTTTTCCATGTGTGTAACTGTGACTGAGAgtccctgtgtgtgtgtccaaTATTTATTGGACAAGCGCATTGAGTTTGATTTGTGCGTATTAGTATGCCAAGGAGGGGGCacctggggggggggggggggggagggcaTTGAATTGAAAAGTGAAGAGTGGAAAGTGGAAAGTCATTTTCCACTTGTTGGTGCCTCGACGATAGGGCTGTCTACGATGGTCACATCCTTGAAATTGCATTCCTTTTCGGATATCTATTTATTGGGGAATCCCAGGTCCTTTAGCAATGGATTTGTAAGTTTTTTAGAGGGTATCACAGGCTTCGTCCCCAGCTTTCGCATCACAAACAAGTAATACGAGTATTTTCAGTGCACTTTTCTGCTCTCGACAACTCATTAATATTGTAAATATCAAATAAATTTTATTAATATTCCCGGGGGGCGACTACCAATTTAATATTTAAGgaaagtaaaaaaaaataattccTCTTTCAAATGAAAATATTCCATTTGGCCTTGCAGCGGGCCACCAACACCCTTCGGGGCTGCTGTGATGCGTTTCTTTCCATCAATTGCAAGAGCTGCCAGAGCGTGAATAACATAACTTTATGCTCGAGTGTGTACTACTACTGTATGTCAGGATCCAACCGACCTGATATAAAATGTTAATTGCCAGTGCCAGTCTGCCCTCAAGCAGCCGCATAACTTGAACAGTTCGCTCGAAGTTAAGTGAACAATTCTGCTCGCGGGGGCTGGTTTGGGTGGGGTGGTTTGGTGGTTTGGTGGTGGGGAGGTGCACAGATTTATGATAAGCATATATACATTTAATTGGGTCGAATGTGCAGCTCTGGCAGATGCACACTTCTGGGCGAGTTCTGAGTGTTCAACCGCCAGAAGAGCTCTGTCAAAAGTTCAAAAGGTTTTCAAAAGAACTCAACAAGTTTTAAGGGTCTTTTTCTTTCAGCCTGTGCATGTGTATCTAagatatattatatattatttaaGATGTAATATATTACTTTATTGATTGATTGCTTGATTTCGGCTGaattctgctgctgctgctgctgctgagaattacgtctggctgctgcttcttttaCGATTTCTTCTGTTCCTCTGTTCTCTGCAGTGCACTGCAGTGCTCTGCTCTCCTCGTGTCGTTGCTGCTTTTCTGCTGTACATCTCGTTCTGCTGTTACTCTGCTGTTACTCTGCTGTTACTCTGCTGTTAACCTGCTGTTAccgctgttgatctgctgTGGCTCTGGTCTTTGTCTGCTGTTACTCTGCTGTTAATCTGCTGTTACCGCTGTTGCTCTTCTGTTTGTCTGCTGTTTGTCTGCTGTTTGTCTGCTGTTCGTCTGCTGTTCGTCTGCTGtttttctgctgttgctctACTTTTTGTCTGCTGCCGATCTgctttcgttttcttttcaGAAAGCAGTCTGAGCCGACAAGAACAAATCGCACCATCGGTAGAGGCAATCGTAGCAGTCGATAGCTTGCCCAAAACTGGCTTGGAAACTTTCCATCAGCCACATAACGAACATATCGTCATCTTTTGCAAAAAGCAAGAATATGCCGAGCACCTGGTATGCCTGGGGGTATTTAATCGTTATATGTGTGTTTGCTGATACCTTggaaatatttgcatattgcCGCACATGGCGAACACAACGCACCTTTTCGAATCCACATTCGATCAAGCGATCACCCAGCGTCGGTCCAATTCCAGGCAACTCTGTGACAGCCTTGTCGCCCATGGGCTCTGCCACAAAGTTCTCAAATGTCTGCGATATTCCCGACATTTCCAGTTGTTAGCTTTGTATTTTTAGCAAATTACAATGAAAAATTCCAAAATTGTTCGCAACGCGACGAAATGGATTAATGACCGTAATTTAATAATGTCGAGAAACATTTGATGCTGATATTATTTTTGGTTGCTCCTCTCCTCGCTTGTTCAACGAGTTCACAAAAATAACTTCTGACAGAGTTATTTGAAAGAAAACGCCAGACTATTCGGATGATTGTCTGTATTTTACAGTCCAAGCAGTTTGTTTTTGACATATCGTTCCGATGGCAGCTATAAAGTAGTCGGATGGAGATTTAGTGTTCTGTCAGAACGGAAGTCGGCCCTAACCTCTCGAAATGAAAAGCACACAAGAATACACAACACCAAGAACGGGAGGAATCAGCACTTGTTCAGGTAAGGACCCAAGGACTGCTCTTCAATGCATTCGGACTGGAAGCCACTTTTCAGTGGGTGTCTCAATATCCGCTACAAGACTTGCCTCTGTAGCTGGTGGCATCAACATCGATTGTGGCACTTGATTGTGGCCACGCCAGTTGGTGTCTCAATATTTGGCTCTGCTCGGCGCGGCGGTGAGAAACAGTAAAAAGAACAATCGATGGACATCGGTCTTTTGAAAATCCTTTGAATAGAGGTGGAGATATTGAGAACAGAACCCACCCACACAGTCCATGCCCACGTATCCCTAAACGCTTCGAATACCTGGCATTTGAGAAATAAAAACCTGCACACGTGATGAAAATGAATCACTTACCAACAGACTCGACTACAAGGTTCCTAGAATCGATCACACAGCACAGTGTTTTACGTCAAACTTGTCTCAGTAAAAGGTCTAGCATTAGCCAACgggaaataaatatttaagtcATTCGAATCAATTCAGTCGTCGGGATTAGAtctaaaacaaaacaaaatttaacgagggggaacgttgtgagttgctgcggagaccgcaactctacggttatacccgatactaagtcagtatggctctcctccggcagacgccgctaatattgaaccacacgacaaagagtgcgtgcgagagagacagaaaatcagtctgagcgtgacgtcgggcgctgcgtagccactgaaaattgatttcttgcttttggctacaaaaatgatccgatctgatccagattcagcaatctgatagatatggtcattatctatgattctgcgtttttagttttctcgaatgtgcaatattgtggatgcgacagattttcgtcttttgtggggcggaaggggtgggcgaaattctgagatatacgatttatagtgagatctaacagaagtgcggatacaaatttgttactctagccttaatagtctctgagatttgtgatgccagattttcgtcatttgcgggggcggaaggggtgtggcgaaatttggacacgaaacgtcAAGGTCGATAtcaaggagtgtggatacaaatttggttgctctggctctaataggttctgagatcttgaactcatattttgcaattgacaaaccGACATGAaactgtgtgttagagagagacagagcgagaaagaatgaaattgttttcttgattctggctataatcattatacgatctggttcagattttgcactgtagaagatatggtcatcctcaccgattctgcgtttttggttttatcgtatgtTTAAAATGTGGAtgcacagattttcgtctttgtggggcggaagtgggcgggcgaagttttgaaatatttttgtagcagtgacatatcacagaagtctggatccaaaacatcgttgctctagctcttatagtctttgagcactaggcgctgaaggggacggacggacggacggacggacggacggacggacggacggacagacggacagacagacagggctcaatcgactcggctattgatgctgatcaagaatatatatactttatggggtcggaaacgattccttctggacgttacacacatccacttttaccacaaatctaatataccccaatactcattttgagtatcgggtataaaaagtgaaAAGAAAAAAGTTGAAAAGTGAAATGCAAAAATAATAGCATAaaatagaaaataaatttattccgaTCAGAACAAAAAGCAAACGTCCAAGCAGGAAGTCGGGAGGTCGGAAAGCCACAGCCCGTTAAGATCCTACACCTGCATCGAGTGAAAGGCAAGTGAAGGATTGTTCTGTGGCTTTTGGGGGACATTTGCAAGAAATTCGGTACGGGCCTGTGCTCCAAACATCGCGATTCATGTACCCCTAGATGAAAGGTTTCGAATGCAGAAGAAAAAGTACCTCTTCGAGGCTGGTACTCGTGTATCGTACTCGGCCGAATTTAGCAGAAACAAGTTGGCAAATTTTGACATTTTATTCAAAGGCATACTCGATTGTTTCCGTGCTACACGAATAGTTTATAGTAGTTTATAGCCAAATAGTTTATGCACGTCAATTCTTGATAGATCTTTCTTCCACTCGCGAATCTACGTGCTCGTGATCCTTCATCAACTGGTCGCACTTGGCCATTCCGGCGGTGGCAGCAAAGCGTCCGAGGGCCGACCTTGTGCGCCGCCTGCGAGCGAGGACAGGACGGCGATCAACAGCGTCCTCAGAGCCACAATTAGCAACGCCAAGGAGGCTCCCAGTCCCAAACTCCTCTCCATCTCCCCCCCAACTCATGGGCCTCGTGCTACACGGCGGAGAAGGCGCGGAAGTGACGCTGACGGTAAGTAATATTTTTCCTATCCAGCGGCAATTCAAGCTGTTGCTCTGAACATTGCTTTCTGCTCTCCAGGTCGTACTCTGATTTACACTCTTCAAATGAAGGAGACGAAGGATCTGGACGTCGACATGAGCTGAGCTGAACAGGTGAGTGATGCTGAAAGAGGTTTTGTGTGAGCAGTGAAAGAGTTAAAACCAAGGCAATATCCCA
The sequence above is a segment of the Drosophila miranda strain MSH22 chromosome 4, D.miranda_PacBio2.1, whole genome shotgun sequence genome. Coding sequences within it:
- the LOC108161178 gene encoding barrier-to-autointegration factor-like, coding for MSGISQTFENFVAEPMGDKAVTELPGIGPTLGDRLIECGFEKAYQVLGIFLLFAKDDDMFVMWLMESFQASFGQAIDCYDCLYRWCDLFLSAQTAF
- the LOC108163872 gene encoding uncharacterized protein LOC108163872, which produces MQKKKYLFEAGTRVSSFFHSRIYVLVILHQLVALGHSGGGSKASEGRPCAPPASEDRTAINSVLRATISNAKEAPSPKLLSISPPTHGPRATRRRRRGSDADGRTLIYTLQMKETKDLDVDMS